Genomic segment of Mesotoga sp. UBA6090:
TTCATGGCCTTTCTGAAAAGACTACTCAGCGGAACTTCGTAGCATGTTGGAGGGTACTAAATATCCTTCTCCAGTAAAAACTAATCATTCTGTTCTAGACTTGCCGCTGAAAGAAACCAATCTATAAGCTTCCTGTTTTCATTCTAAGGAAGCGAGACCAGTAATAAGACTTCCAAAAACCTAGAGGAATCTCATGAAAACCGCCTGGCACTGCTTTCCTTTTTTCTGTATCTCTGAATAATCAATTGTTTCACAATTCAGAGATTCATCGTCAAGCCAACATCATGAGACAAAAACTCAGTTAGATTGACCCGACTCTATCTTTCCAGAGCCTGATATTCAGGTGTCTTGATGCAGCTGGAACATCAGATGGCCGAACAACCTCACTTGCCTGCTGGACAATCGGGCACTTTCACCCAAACTAGAGATTTGCAAGGATAGGCACTCGCTGCTGAAAACTTAAGACCACACAACTTCAGCCTAGGCCAGCATTGGCCCCTATCCTCCTTGTTTAGTCTCTCACAACAGACTGTTACGAACCGCACTATCTCATCGAAAAATCCATCTATTCTTCTTCCTTTTCACCGGAGATCATTATCATAAGAACTATCAATGCCGCCATAGTGAAAACAACTATCCCCGGCAACAAATATCCTATAATGGTAAACAACAAAGAAGAAGGTATGTAGTCTCTCAACGGAAGAAGCCACCAGGTGAAACCACCAGCAAGGCTTTCGCGAATATATAGAACGAGAGTACCGGCAAGTAGTAGCTCTTCGAAAATCGGCAATCCTATTCTCTTGGCAAGAGAGCAGTACTGGAGGAAAAAACCCGTCACGAAAAGTGTAATCGGAAATAGAAAGTCCATGATGTCAATATCAATGCTCTTCCCTTCAAGCAGAGAGTTTACGATCTGACCACCACCAAAAAGAATAGCAATAACAACTGCAACAATCATAAGAAGATTCCCGAGAAATATGTAAATACCCCTCATATAATCACCTCAAAAAAAACCGGCCCAACATGGGCCGGTTTCTATTCAACATAGATCAGAACTCGTAATTGTAATAGAGACCTGCGAACCAACTGTCTGCGGGATCAAACACATCTACTCCTGCTTTGAAGTTAAAACCATTGATGAGAACAGGGAAGCTCAAACCTAGAACTAGTTTCTTCGAGGCATCAAGGAAGTAATACCCCGCTTTGGCTGTGATAGAAGGCTTGAAATTACCCATTAAGAGATCAAGAGCAGCTTCTCCGTAGACCGATATATCCTTAACATCTGCAAGAACATCCCCAATGATCTCTGCACCGAACCCATTTGCGTCGAACGTATTGTAGTCACCAGACCCTACATAAAGGTCAACACTGACAGGCCCGGCTGCCCAACCGTTGGACTTCACTAAGAAACCGAGAGTCATAGCCTGGGTTGCTGCTCCGAAATCATAGTCGTAGCCAAACTTCACACCGGCCCAACCGATTCCATCCTTGGAAATGACGGGCTGTACCCAAGTCTCAATTGCATTTGCCTCAATATCATACTTCACGTCGCCTGTAATCTCAAGAACTCCAATTTCATATGCAACTCCTAGCCCAACATGTTGGCCCTTTGTGTCGGAATATCTTGCATAAGGAGTCAATGTCAACAAACCGACGTTTAGTGTGTACTTAGCATCAACAACGTAGTCGAATACCGCCGCGCCAAGAAGATCCGTTGCTTTTACTCCACCAGAAATAGTAAGACCTGGCAACGGAGTAAAAGTCGCTTCAGCTATAACATCTTCGCTCCACTTGAGAGCGTCAAGACCTGTCTGAGCGGCGAAAGAGAAGATATCCCAAGAACCGAACAATGCGATCTTGTCTGTTGCAGCTTCCTGAGTACCGACGCTCAGCCCTAGTTCTTTGAGCACCAAAGCCATCGTAACGTTTGCTGCGTCGTCATCGTACCACTTGAACCACTTCAAACCAGGATTTGCGCCTGTCCCGCCCGCTAAAGATTTCGCGGCGTACCAACTCAGTGCTGCCGCATCATTCTCCACTGTGAAAGACTTAAGAATGACAGTATTTTTGTCAGATGGAAGAGTAATGGTCAAATCGAGAGTGATGTCCGAAACATCAGCCTTGGCACCGAAACTAACTGATAAGTTATTGATTCCAAGAGCGGTTTCTAAGCCGTCCTTGTTAAGTTCCGCATGGCCCCAGAGCGTACCTTTGATTGTAGGGCTCAGAGTCACTGTAGCCGAGAAAGCAACCGAGATGGCCAGAAGTACCACTAAGATTCCAACAAGCTTCTTCATGCACACTTACCCCCTTTATAAGAGTGTTTTTGGTTTTTGGTGATGCGCATAACGTAAATATACCACATTTCATGTAACAAAAGCAAACTCACACGTTGCTAAGTTGCACAGAAAGATCATTTCAGGATTAACCCTACGGCTCCAAATGCTAGTGCCACAAAAGAAAGGATAATCGCTGCATTTGTATTGATAATGTTCTGCTTCTGTGCCTCTTCCAGAGCCGATATCTTACTCTCAATCACCAGGTCATTCTCTTCAAGAGCAGAGATCCTAGTTTCTGCAGCTGCAAGAGCAGTCTTGTCAGCCTTGTTCCTGTCAAGCTTGAACATCTGGGTCGCCATTGAGTTAGTTATACTCTTCAGACTGTCGACCTCTCCCTCGAGGACTCCTACTTTTCCCTCAAGAGAAGCTGTTCTGCCTTCGAGAGAAGCTATCCTGTCCGCGTGCTTGTCAAGAACTGCAATGTTTGCATCAATCTGATCGAAGGCGACTTCTAACATCTCATAGTTGTCGGCGACCTCACTTCTCAGTGAAGAGAGTTCATTACCAAGAACTCCAATCTCTGCCTTCAATCTTTCTTCTGTCAGTCCGAGCTTCGTGTAAAGGAAGTTCATTTTGGCTGACAGCTGATCTGGAGTCACATAATTCAGCTCAGAGATTCTCTGATTAGCAGAAATTACGGCGTTGCTCAACATCTTAGATAGTACTTCAAGATCGGTGACTCTCCCTTTCAGAGTATCTACGTCACCGGCCGAAGCCTTTGCCGAAAGCTCAGTCTTCAATTCTGCAAGCTGGTTGTCTAGAGAATCAAGTCTCGCTATGTTCAGATCAACTTGATCAAAAAGAACTTCCATAGTCTCGTCAATACCAAATAGAGCTACCTTAATCTCTTCGATTTCAGTGTCATAGTACTTGACTTCGGGCATCTTGGCAATGCTGTCCTGGATCTTGAGGATCCTTGTGTACATAAGAGAAAGCTTGTCGTTTAACTCCTCATTGGTTACGTAAGGCTCAAGATCAGGCATTTCACCCGACAGTTTTGCCTCAAGATCGGCTAGATCAGCCTTAGTGGCCATCCCTCTCCTAAGTGTGAAAAGATCAGCAGTCAAGCTGTTTATGACGTTCTCAGAAACATCGACTCTCGAACTAAGCGCTGCAACCTCATCATTTTGTTTGTTTTCATCTTTCTTAAGGTTGGCAATGGCCTGTCCAAGAAGTTTTACGGTTACTTCAAGATCGGTGGCCCTGTTCTTGAGAGATTCGATGTCCGAGGGAACTCCGCTCATTGCGCTTAACTTTTCGTTGATGAGCCAAATTCCGTCATTTGCACTGACCGCTTCCTCGGAGAGTCTGTCGATTTCATCATAGAGGAATGCGATCGCGTCATCGAAGGTTTTCAACGACACAAAGTCTCCGGTCATTCCACTTTGTCTCAGAGATGCGACCGTTGCTTCAAGAGCCCTCAGTTCCGCTGTTAAATCAACCACATTCTTCTTGTTGTCAGAGATCTCCAAGGAAAGTCCTGCAACTTTCTTAGTAAGTGAAAAGACTACTTCTTGGAGCTTAGCATCCCCGGCATCAGAATAATCCATAAATCTGGCAAGAGTCATAGCCAGCTGGTAACGTGTAACATCTTCACTACCTCTGAATGTGCCATCGGGGAAACCAATGAACAATCCACCGGCTGTCGTCTTAATAACGCTATCGTAGGCCCAGTGGTACTCTGACAAATCGCTGTACTCGACACCCAAGGCCAGGCTCGCGAAGGTAACAACGACTAGCGCCAGTATAGAAAGCTTCTTCATGGATCCTACCCCCTTTCAAAATGTTGTCATTATTCTACGCAGACTACAAGTTTATTATACAGTAAAAATACGTCTATATTCAAGAGTATTCAGCACTTGACAAGGCGATAAAAACGCTTTTTTCCGATTCTCAGAACATCTCCCTCGGAAACGGCGAGAACGGAATGAATATCGTCGAGAACTTCATCATTTACTCTCACTCCGCCCTGATCTATCAATCTTCTCGCTTCACTTCTTGATGAAATATTAGCATGAGAAACGAGAAGATCGACAATAGAAATACTCTCTGCCGGAAGTTTTATTTCCGGCATCTCTTCAGGAAGCTCTTTGTTTCGGAATATACTGACAAATTCCTCTTGAGCATTCAGCGCTGTCTCTCTCCCAAAGAACTGCGATGTGATCTCAACGGCAAGTGCCAGTTTTATATCTCGCGGATTAACTGCATTATTCAGAAGTTTCCTGTCATATTCCGCAAGTTCGGCATCGCTCTTATCGGTAAGCAATCTGAAATACTTCATCATCAGAGAATCAGGAATGGACATGATCTTTCCAAACATATCCCTCGGAGAGTCATCAAAAGCTATGTAGTTGTCGTAACTCTTTGACATTTTCAGCTTCCCGTCAGTCCCTTCGATTAGAGGGACGGTAAGAATCGCCTGAGCTTCAAGCCCATACTCCTCCTGAATCTTTCTGCCTACAACGAGATTGAAGAACTGATCATCGCCCCCAATTTCCACATCTGCTTTCACTACAACGGAATCATAAGCCTGAGCAAGAGGGTAGAGAAACTCAGATACACCTATTGGTTCGTTTTCTGAGTATCTCCTTGCAAAGTCGTGTCTCTCCATCATTCTCGCGACAGTGTATCTGGAAGAGAGTCGTATTACATCTTCAAAACTCATCGGATCTAACCATTCGGAATTAAACCGGATTTCGGTAAGATCTCTGTTTAGAATCTTGAAAGCCTGCTTGCTATAGGATTCGGCATTTGCTTTAGCCTCCTCCCTGGAAAGCATAGGTCTTGTCTTTGATCTCCCTGACGGATCACCGATTCTAGCGGTGAAATCGCCAATAATCAATACGACTTGATGACCAAATTTCTGGAAAAGCCGGAGTTTTCTCAATACAACAGCATGGCCCAAATGAAGATCTGGTCTGGACGGATCCACACCAAGCTTAACCCTCAACGAGCGCTTTTTCTTCAGTTTCTCAAGAAGCTCTTCCTCTGAGATCAGTGAAACATAATTCTTCGAAAGCTCCTTTAGCTGTTCCTCAGGCCTCATCAAACCTACCACCTTAAGCGCCAAATGCTCTGGAAACTACGAATGCAATAAGAATGCTGTTCACCATGAATCCAACACCAAGACCTAATGTGATCTTTCCCATGGTATCCAGCCCTTTCTTTCTTCCAAACATGGTGTGAGAAGCACCGCCTCCAAAGGCTCCACCAAGCTCCGCTGATTTCGACATCTGAAGCATTACAGCAATTCCAAGCCCTACACTTATAGCAATGTGTAGAGAAATAAGTACGTAAGCAAGAACAACCATCAAAAAATACCTCCTGTATCTTCTATCGCTCTTCTGGTATTATACAATATGTGCGGGTTTGTAGCAAATGAGAAGCAGAAGGTAGTTGGTGATTCTTTGAAAGACAAGACGGTTTTGGTTTACCTTCCGTTGAAACCGGAAATGGCAAAGGCTAATAATCTCCCAGTAAAGCTGCCCGTCCTTGTTGAAGATATGAAGAATATCACAGACAGGGACAGGATAGATCTCGATGTAATCATCAGGGGCCTCGAAGCCCAGAGCAGAATCGAGCGAAATGACTACTACGAATCATACCTTCTTTACTATTACTTCGAAGCCTTTAAGAGAGCCTTAAACTCAGGCAATCTTGAAGAAGCAAGGCAATTTCTCGAGAAGGCAGCTAGAGTTAAAAAGGATTACAGATATCACTTCTATCTAGGGCTGTTATTAAGAGAGGAAGAGAAAGTTGAGCTGTCGGAGATTGAGCTCAAGAAGTCGGTCGAGATGAACGAAGAGTTCTACATCGGGTACTACGAACTTGGAAGGCTTCTACAGATTCAGGAGGAGTACGACGATGCAGTTTCCTCATACATGAAGTCTATTGAGAAGTCGGGAGGTCAGTTCCCGCTTCCTCTGGTCGCCGCGATTGACTGCTTCATCTCTAAGGGTGAGTATGGAACAGCGCTGGAGATAATTGAAAGAGTGAAGAAGGAATTTCCTCTTTTCGCGGATGTGCTTCTAAGAAAGGGCGTAGTACTTAATGAAATCCAGAAGTATTCTCTTGCCGAGGAGGCCTTTACCGGTTGCATCGAGCTCGAGAATGACTGGAAAAGCTTCTATAATCGCGCTTTTTCGAGGGCAAGACAGGGAAAGTTATTCGCAGCCCTTGAAGACTTGAGAACCGCTTTTGATCTCAGTAGGAATACGGAGATTCTCTACGAAATGGCGATCGCTGAGAAGAACATGGGAATGCTTGAAGACTCCCTTGCTCACTGCGAAAACTACTACAGCGATACCAAGAACGAGAAGGCTCTCGTGTTGAAGGCCAGAATTCTTGACATGTTGGGCGAGTATGACACTGCTATAGAGACTCTAGATGATACACTGCTTGAGCTAAGAAACACGATCCTGCTACACAAGTCTTTGGCAGAGGGCAAAATTGCAAGCAATCTCAGCTTTCAAGATGAGATCAATGAGTCCTTCTACAATTATCTGATAGATAAATATCCAGATTCACAGTTACCTGAACCCAGTTTCGTCGAATCGGGGGAAATCAATGTTGAGACCCTAATGGATCTTCTTTCGGATGTGAATGATGAAAACATAGTCCAAAGAATCTCCTACTTCTATGAAGGAATGATTCCCCGAGAAACCATGGAAATAACATTGTTCCAGGCCGGTCTCTTCACCGAGATGATTTCTCAGCTAGATTTTCTTCCTTCTCAGCAAGATTACCTTTCATACCTAATGGCTTTCATAGTTTCAGGCACCGGAAGGACCACCGCGATATTCAGAACACTGATTTATCTTCTGAGATGGACCGTCTCCGGATTTCCTTTCAGGATAGAGTTATTTATCGACAAGTATCTTGAGGAACTAAAGGATCTTGATTTCGATTTCGCATTGAAAATCGCAAAACTGATTGAGTATGGCGGGACCGACATTGATACCCTCGAAGAGGAGGCTCGCGCTGATCCCGAAGATGTCACGCTGGCAATTATAAATGCGCTGGATAAGGGAACGATCACCGAGTTGAAAACCCAAGACGAATCGCTTAACAGGTACATAATCAGACTTTCTGGAATAGGAGGAAAATGATGGACAATATTGACCAATTGCTAAAGAGGTTCTTTAGTGCACTTGAACAGAATACTGCCGATGGAATTGATGAAGAGACGATCGCCCAGATACTTCATAAAGAGTTTGACGGTTCAGAGAGAGAAATGCTGATCACTGTACTTGATTCTCTATTCGGAGAGGTTACGAAAATGGCGGAGAACCCGAAAGACTACTTCTTCAGTAATGAACAAGAAAAACTCGACAAATATCTGGAGGAAAAGGACAGAAAAGTTGATCCTACAGACTAAATAGGTGTATAATCAACCTGTAGGGTTACTTCAGCGCAGAGTATAGCCGGTGTTACGCACCGGTCTTTTTTTGCTGTTTGGAAACTAAAACTTTCGCAGCTGTTTTCCAGGGAAGGATTGCGCACTTCGCTCTCATCGGATGTTCCTTCAATCCCTCAAAAAAGGCAGCATCGCCGATTTTTGAGCCATCATACTCCTCACCAGCTATCATTTTCTCAAAATTCACAATTGTCACAGCGGCTTCTTCAAGAGACTTACCTTCAAGAATCTCTGCCATAACTGCCGCAGACGCCTGACTTATCGCGCAGCCTTCACCCTCAAATCCAATAGCATTAACAACTCCTCTTCCAATAATCAGATAAAGAGTAATCGAATCTCCACAAGAAGTGTTCGAGCCTTCGACTGTGTGAGTAGAATTCTCTAGTCGCCCTCGATGGGTATTATTCTTAAAGTGAAACATTATGAAGTCGGAATATAGTTGCTCGAAGTTCATAAGAACCACCTCTCTGCCTTACTAATCCCTTCTACAAGTCTTTTCACATCTTCAACCGTATTGTAAAAGTAGAATGATGCTCGACAAGCCGAAGTAATGCCCAGTGCCTCCATCTGAAGTTGTGCACAATGATGACCGCTCCTGATCGCAACTTCCTGAGTTCTTCCAAGGAATTCGGCCAGATCGTGAGAGTGTATTCTCTTATGAGAAAAGAGCAAGATCGCATGACTATCTGGCGGACTGTAAACAGTGACATCGGAGATCTCTTTTAGCATCTCTCTAGCGGTTTCTGTAAGATGTGAAACGTACTCATGTATCGCGGACATACCGATCTTGTTCAGGTATCTGCAGGCCGATGCAAGTGAAACGGCACCGGAAATGTTCTGTGTTCCGCCTTCCAGTCTGGAAGTTCCCTCCTTTGCGTAGCTCGAAGCCCCAACACTTACCCGATCCACCATACCGCCTCCGAATTCAAATGGTGTGAGATCATCTAGGAGCTCTGCCCTACCAACAAGGCAGCCAATTCCAGTTTCTGCAAGCATTTTGTGACCGGAGAAGACCAGAAAGTCCGAGTTGACCTTCTTGAAATCAAAGCTCTCATGCGGAACCAGTTGAGCTCCGTCGATTACTGTCAAACCACCGAAGGAGTGGACAAGCTCGGTTATATCTTCAAAAGGGGGCCTGTAGCCTGTGGCGTTAATCAGTCCTCCAATAGAAAAGACAAACGGCGCCTCCACCTCCGTTAGGCTCTCCGTAACCTCAGTCACGGTCAACTTCGCCCCCATTATGGGTAAAGCCACGAACTTGATTCCATTCTTCAGGCTGTGATATTGCCACGGAAGAAAGTTGCTGTGATGTTCGAAAGTCGGTACTACGAAAGTTTTGTACCTACCAGAAGTAGCCAATGCATTTGCAACGATGTTGAGACTCTCTGTGGAACCCTTTGTGAATACCAATTCATCTCTTTCAGCTCCGATGAACCTGGCAACTTCGCTTCGACTTGATTCATATAGACCTGTCGACTTCTCCGCAAGTGGATAGACAGCTCTGTGGACGTTTGCATTTTCACGCTCATAAAATCCCGTGACCGCATCAATTACACTTTGCGGCTTTTGAGAGGTCGCTGCATTATCCAAATAGACTAGTGAGGGATAGTGTCGAAAAACCGGGAAGTCCTTTCTGACTTCCTTGATGCTAATATCGGATGTCTCTTTCAAACTCATCTCTTAACACCCCCGAATGATCTGGAAAGATCTCATCGATTTCTCTTAGGGTCGGCTCAAACTTACCTTGAACGATGTGGCGCATCGACTGGTCTCTAGTAAGTCCCCGCGACATAAGGTAGAAGAGCTTTTGCTCGTCAATGGATCCCACGGTTGCTGCATGGGAAGCTTCGACTTGATTCTCTCCCACAAGAAGTGAAGGTATTGTATCGGCCCTTGCAGATTCTGATAGCATTAGGACGTTGCTGCTCTCGCTTCCCTTCGCTCCTTTCGCACCTCTCTTAATATCTAGCGTTCCTCTAAAAACACTTCTGCCGTTGTCAAGAAGCACACCCGACCCCGAAACTCTTCCCACTGAGTCCTTCGCTTTGTGCCTAACAACATATTGCATATCCAGGACCGTATCACCTCTCGCTACAAAAAGAGGTTCAAGAGATGCATGAGCTCTCTCTCCTTCTAAAATAGCCATGTGAAAAGCAGCAATTGATGCGTTGCCGCAATTCACCTCAAATACCCTGAGCTTAGCGTGCTTCTCTAGAATATACAGGTTGTTGATAAACCCATGTCCCCTTTCAGTCATCCTATTTAGGACTAAAAGCTCTAAAGATGAGCCTTCCTTTATCAAGAACCTGTTGTTCTGAAGCAGCCAGTTTCCCAAACGTCCGCTATCGATTACTACTTTAAGACTCGAATTCTCTCCTAAGACAAACATATTGTTCAAAATCCTTGAATCACGGTTAAATGAAACTGAGTAAAAGTTGTCCACTGATTTGTTCGGAGGTATAGAAATCATTGATCCTTCGTTGAAGAAGATATCTCCTAGCAGAAGGATCTTTCTGTCAAGACCTTCAAAATCCAGCCTATCGAGTAGCTCTACTTCGTCGCTCTTCATCGTAATCAACGGTCTTACATAAGGATCTGAGTAAGACAAACTACGCCTGGGGGAGATTTCCGGCAATCTCATTCCGGCAAGCTTCAATCTTTTCCATGTGGGGAAGGCCAGTGTTCTATACTCTGAATACCTGTTACTCATGAAAGCCGACATCGCAGGAGAAGATGCCTCAGCAGAAATCATAAAATCTCGGTTGTCGTAGTCCTTAATTGACAGTTCCTCTCTTCTAGTTGGCTTAACCATCTCGAAGTTGTTGTGAACAAGGTCCGTCGTCATTTCCATTGTTGTCACCTCATCCTATGCTGCTTTCCATTTCCATATCTATCAATCTGTTCAGCTCAACTGCATATTCAACAGGTAGCTGACGTGAAACAGGTTCCATGAAACCTCTTACTATCATCGCTTTTGCTTCCGATTCGCTTAAGCCGCGACTCATGAGATAGAAAGTCTCGTCTTCTCCTAATCTTCCAATTCTGGCCTCATGACCTACTTCGGCAGCATCATTCATCACTTGGATTATCGGAACAGTATCGGCCCTTGATTCATTATCGATCATTAGAGCTGTACACTGAACCGATGACCTTGAGTTCATTGCTCTTGGAGAAATGTCCAAAAAACCTCGATAAAAGGCCCAGCCTCCACCCGCGCTGATGCTTCTGACATCCACAAGTGAACTTGTGTCTGGGGCCAGGTGAAGCACCTTAGATCCTGTATCCATATGCTGACCGGGACCGGCATAGGTAATTCCAAGGTGTTCGGCTCTGGCACCCCTGCCTTTTAGAACAGATGTTGGATAGAGCATGGTCTTCATACTTCCCAGAGAACCAGATATCCATTCTATCGTTCCGCCTTCCTCGACAATTGCCCTCTTGGTATTCAAGTTGTACGTGTTCTTTGACCAGTTCTGAATCGTCGAGTACCTGACCTTCGCATCTTTTAGAACAAAGATTTCTACCATCCCAACATGAAGATTGAGATCGTTGAATCTTGGAGCAGAACAGCCTTCTATGAACTGAAGATCGGAACCTTCATCTGCAATGATCAACGTGTGCTCAAATTGACCGCTGCTTTCCACGTTCATTCTAAAGTATGCCTGAAGAGGAAGGGGCACTTTGACTCCTTTGGGTATATAGACGAACGAACCGCCACTCCAGACGGCTCCGTGGAGTGCCGCAAATCTATGATCGGTCGGAGGAACAGCCTTCATAAAGAATCTCTTTACCAGTTCAGGATACTTTCTAA
This window contains:
- a CDS encoding S-layer homology domain-containing protein — its product is MKKLSILALVVVTFASLALGVEYSDLSEYHWAYDSVIKTTAGGLFIGFPDGTFRGSEDVTRYQLAMTLARFMDYSDAGDAKLQEVVFSLTKKVAGLSLEISDNKKNVVDLTAELRALEATVASLRQSGMTGDFVSLKTFDDAIAFLYDEIDRLSEEAVSANDGIWLINEKLSAMSGVPSDIESLKNRATDLEVTVKLLGQAIANLKKDENKQNDEVAALSSRVDVSENVINSLTADLFTLRRGMATKADLADLEAKLSGEMPDLEPYVTNEELNDKLSLMYTRILKIQDSIAKMPEVKYYDTEIEEIKVALFGIDETMEVLFDQVDLNIARLDSLDNQLAELKTELSAKASAGDVDTLKGRVTDLEVLSKMLSNAVISANQRISELNYVTPDQLSAKMNFLYTKLGLTEERLKAEIGVLGNELSSLRSEVADNYEMLEVAFDQIDANIAVLDKHADRIASLEGRTASLEGKVGVLEGEVDSLKSITNSMATQMFKLDRNKADKTALAAAETRISALEENDLVIESKISALEEAQKQNIINTNAAIILSFVALAFGAVGLILK
- the tyrS gene encoding tyrosine--tRNA ligase, which encodes MRPEEQLKELSKNYVSLISEEELLEKLKKKRSLRVKLGVDPSRPDLHLGHAVVLRKLRLFQKFGHQVVLIIGDFTARIGDPSGRSKTRPMLSREEAKANAESYSKQAFKILNRDLTEIRFNSEWLDPMSFEDVIRLSSRYTVARMMERHDFARRYSENEPIGVSEFLYPLAQAYDSVVVKADVEIGGDDQFFNLVVGRKIQEEYGLEAQAILTVPLIEGTDGKLKMSKSYDNYIAFDDSPRDMFGKIMSIPDSLMMKYFRLLTDKSDAELAEYDRKLLNNAVNPRDIKLALAVEITSQFFGRETALNAQEEFVSIFRNKELPEEMPEIKLPAESISIVDLLVSHANISSRSEARRLIDQGGVRVNDEVLDDIHSVLAVSEGDVLRIGKKRFYRLVKC
- the secG gene encoding preprotein translocase subunit SecG — protein: MVVLAYVLISLHIAISVGLGIAVMLQMSKSAELGGAFGGGASHTMFGRKKGLDTMGKITLGLGVGFMVNSILIAFVVSRAFGA
- a CDS encoding tetratricopeptide repeat protein; this translates as MCGFVANEKQKVVGDSLKDKTVLVYLPLKPEMAKANNLPVKLPVLVEDMKNITDRDRIDLDVIIRGLEAQSRIERNDYYESYLLYYYFEAFKRALNSGNLEEARQFLEKAARVKKDYRYHFYLGLLLREEEKVELSEIELKKSVEMNEEFYIGYYELGRLLQIQEEYDDAVSSYMKSIEKSGGQFPLPLVAAIDCFISKGEYGTALEIIERVKKEFPLFADVLLRKGVVLNEIQKYSLAEEAFTGCIELENDWKSFYNRAFSRARQGKLFAALEDLRTAFDLSRNTEILYEMAIAEKNMGMLEDSLAHCENYYSDTKNEKALVLKARILDMLGEYDTAIETLDDTLLELRNTILLHKSLAEGKIASNLSFQDEINESFYNYLIDKYPDSQLPEPSFVESGEINVETLMDLLSDVNDENIVQRISYFYEGMIPRETMEITLFQAGLFTEMISQLDFLPSQQDYLSYLMAFIVSGTGRTTAIFRTLIYLLRWTVSGFPFRIELFIDKYLEELKDLDFDFALKIAKLIEYGGTDIDTLEEEARADPEDVTLAIINALDKGTITELKTQDESLNRYIIRLSGIGGK
- a CDS encoding chromosome segregation protein SMC — protein: MDNIDQLLKRFFSALEQNTADGIDEETIAQILHKEFDGSEREMLITVLDSLFGEVTKMAENPKDYFFSNEQEKLDKYLEEKDRKVDPTD
- the sufU gene encoding Fe-S cluster assembly sulfur transfer protein SufU, whose protein sequence is MNFEQLYSDFIMFHFKNNTHRGRLENSTHTVEGSNTSCGDSITLYLIIGRGVVNAIGFEGEGCAISQASAAVMAEILEGKSLEEAAVTIVNFEKMIAGEEYDGSKIGDAAFFEGLKEHPMRAKCAILPWKTAAKVLVSKQQKKTGA
- a CDS encoding aminotransferase class V-fold PLP-dependent enzyme, giving the protein MSLKETSDISIKEVRKDFPVFRHYPSLVYLDNAATSQKPQSVIDAVTGFYERENANVHRAVYPLAEKSTGLYESSRSEVARFIGAERDELVFTKGSTESLNIVANALATSGRYKTFVVPTFEHHSNFLPWQYHSLKNGIKFVALPIMGAKLTVTEVTESLTEVEAPFVFSIGGLINATGYRPPFEDITELVHSFGGLTVIDGAQLVPHESFDFKKVNSDFLVFSGHKMLAETGIGCLVGRAELLDDLTPFEFGGGMVDRVSVGASSYAKEGTSRLEGGTQNISGAVSLASACRYLNKIGMSAIHEYVSHLTETAREMLKEISDVTVYSPPDSHAILLFSHKRIHSHDLAEFLGRTQEVAIRSGHHCAQLQMEALGITSACRASFYFYNTVEDVKRLVEGISKAERWFL
- a CDS encoding SufB/SufD family protein, with product MEMTTDLVHNNFEMVKPTRREELSIKDYDNRDFMISAEASSPAMSAFMSNRYSEYRTLAFPTWKRLKLAGMRLPEISPRRSLSYSDPYVRPLITMKSDEVELLDRLDFEGLDRKILLLGDIFFNEGSMISIPPNKSVDNFYSVSFNRDSRILNNMFVLGENSSLKVVIDSGRLGNWLLQNNRFLIKEGSSLELLVLNRMTERGHGFINNLYILEKHAKLRVFEVNCGNASIAAFHMAILEGERAHASLEPLFVARGDTVLDMQYVVRHKAKDSVGRVSGSGVLLDNGRSVFRGTLDIKRGAKGAKGSESSNVLMLSESARADTIPSLLVGENQVEASHAATVGSIDEQKLFYLMSRGLTRDQSMRHIVQGKFEPTLREIDEIFPDHSGVLRDEFERDIRY
- the sufB gene encoding Fe-S cluster assembly protein SufB encodes the protein MREEVFLDNTKFDFLSDTKYRFMSQRGFGESQIIDMSKRKSEPEWMLQKRLESLKAFNVSNKPGFGVSTENLDLSRIISYLDPDSDKHRSWDDVPQEIRETFEKLGIPEAERKSLAGVGAQFDSEIVYQNIRKELEELGIVFLDMETAVRKYPELVKRFFMKAVPPTDHRFAALHGAVWSGGSFVYIPKGVKVPLPLQAYFRMNVESSGQFEHTLIIADEGSDLQFIEGCSAPRFNDLNLHVGMVEIFVLKDAKVRYSTIQNWSKNTYNLNTKRAIVEEGGTIEWISGSLGSMKTMLYPTSVLKGRGARAEHLGITYAGPGQHMDTGSKVLHLAPDTSSLVDVRSISAGGGWAFYRGFLDISPRAMNSRSSVQCTALMIDNESRADTVPIIQVMNDAAEVGHEARIGRLGEDETFYLMSRGLSESEAKAMIVRGFMEPVSRQLPVEYAVELNRLIDMEMESSIG